A section of the Rhodospirillaceae bacterium genome encodes:
- the def gene encoding peptide deformylase, with the protein MALLPILTAPDPRLKKKSRPVEKVDAGVRRLMDDMLETMYAAPGIGLAAPQVGVLKRVIVVDVSEKDGPPAPHVLANPEILWVSDHDNTHEEGCLSVPEHYADVVRPAEVRVRYLDRDGASRELHADGLLATCVQHEIDHLDGILFIDHISALKRNMILRKLLKEKKLAAKEAAPA; encoded by the coding sequence ATGGCGCTGCTGCCGATCCTGACCGCGCCCGACCCGCGTCTGAAGAAGAAATCCAGGCCCGTCGAGAAGGTCGACGCCGGCGTGCGCAGGCTGATGGACGACATGCTCGAGACCATGTACGCCGCGCCGGGCATCGGCCTGGCTGCGCCACAGGTCGGCGTTCTCAAGCGCGTGATCGTGGTCGACGTTTCGGAGAAGGATGGCCCGCCCGCGCCGCATGTGCTCGCCAACCCGGAAATCCTCTGGGTCTCGGACCACGACAATACTCACGAGGAGGGATGCCTGAGCGTCCCGGAACACTATGCCGACGTCGTCAGGCCGGCTGAGGTCCGGGTCCGCTATCTCGACCGCGACGGCGCAAGCCGCGAGCTGCACGCCGACGGCCTGCTCGCGACCTGTGTCCAGCACGAAATCGATCATCTGGACGGCATCCTGTTCATCGATCACATCAGCGCGCTAAAGCGCAACATGATCCTGCGCAAGCTGCTGAAAGAGAAGAAGCTCGCCGCGAAAGAGGCGGCGCCCGCATAA
- the rmuC gene encoding DNA recombination protein RmuC, with product MTGADPLTLIVLGAAVLLALIVLFVALRASRGQAEIAAQLGRMAEQQDNIRDSFHTRLQEQERAISERLEGVTRRVGASLETSTEKTGESLQQIRERLAVMDQAQKKITDLSEQMVSLQDILTDKQARGAFGEMQLRDLVESILPPSTYAFQATLDNGRRPDCLLNLPDPPGPIAIDAKFPLESWQKLQKAETKQERDQAGRDFSRDIGNHVRDIRERYIVPGETGDAALMFLPSESVYAELHANHANAVEQSFRQKVFIVSPTTLWATLNTVRAVFRDVRMREQAHLIQKEVETMIADVGRLDDRVGKLATHFDQAKRDIDQIQISTGKIANRGEKISELDLEQEDGAADSQAPGRLSAPPAG from the coding sequence ATGACCGGAGCGGATCCCCTCACCCTGATCGTTCTGGGCGCAGCGGTTCTTCTTGCGCTGATCGTCCTGTTCGTCGCGCTGCGCGCCAGCCGCGGCCAAGCAGAGATCGCTGCGCAGCTCGGCCGCATGGCGGAGCAGCAGGACAACATCCGGGACTCCTTCCACACGCGCTTGCAGGAACAGGAACGGGCAATCTCCGAGCGGTTGGAAGGGGTTACCCGGCGGGTCGGCGCCAGCCTCGAAACCAGTACGGAAAAGACCGGCGAATCCCTGCAACAGATCCGCGAGCGCCTGGCGGTGATGGACCAGGCGCAGAAGAAGATCACCGACCTGTCGGAGCAGATGGTTAGCTTGCAAGACATTCTGACCGACAAACAGGCACGCGGCGCGTTCGGCGAAATGCAACTGCGCGACCTGGTCGAGAGCATCCTTCCGCCGAGCACCTACGCCTTCCAGGCGACACTCGACAACGGCCGGCGGCCCGATTGCCTGCTTAATTTGCCGGACCCGCCCGGCCCGATCGCCATCGACGCCAAGTTTCCGCTGGAGAGCTGGCAGAAGTTGCAGAAGGCCGAGACTAAACAAGAGCGCGACCAAGCGGGACGCGATTTCAGCCGGGACATCGGCAACCACGTCCGCGATATCCGGGAACGATACATCGTGCCCGGCGAGACCGGCGACGCGGCGCTGATGTTCCTGCCGTCGGAGAGCGTCTATGCCGAACTGCACGCCAACCATGCCAACGCCGTCGAGCAGAGCTTCCGGCAAAAGGTCTTCATCGTCTCGCCGACGACATTGTGGGCGACGCTCAACACGGTGCGCGCCGTGTTCCGCGACGTGCGGATGCGCGAGCAGGCCCACCTGATCCAGAAAGAGGTCGAGACCATGATTGCCGACGTCGGCCGGCTCGACGACCGGGTCGGCAAACTGGCGACGCATTTCGACCAGGCGAAGCGGGATATCGACCAAATCCAGATTTCGACGGGCAAGATCGCCAACCGCGGCGAGAAGATCTCCGAACTGGACCTCGAGCAGGAGGATGGCGCGGCCGACAGCCAGGCGCCGGGCCGGCTCTCCGCCCCGCCCGCCGGCTGA
- a CDS encoding carotenoid oxygenase family protein, with protein MDMTINDLNPYLQGLYAPVEREIVAADLEVVGEIPRDLFGGYCRNGPNPARPPTGMHHWFDGDAMIHAVWFEDGRATYRNRYVRTKDHLAGLAGECAAGGILEPASRGRDGTAYKDTANTDLVVHNGALMALWYICGAPVRVDPLTLETIGEETFSGRLPRRVSAHAKTDGRTGELLFFDYALYEPWMSFGVVGADNELKHFTQIELPGPRLPHDMGITENYAILHDLPVIFTERGMLQGLWTIHQPRDLPTRFGVLPRTGRGDEIRWFETDPCYIYHVVNCWEDGDEVVMHACRMIPNDLAPDAQYGAYAPMVALLALHAVPVEWRMNLKTGGIAERQLDDRLGEFPAVNQDWVGRKGRHSYHVSLEGSGMLLFDGLLKYDLETGGCVEHRFAPGVYGSEAVFAPRPGAAEEDDGYVVTVTADRADGRSEAQVFDARALDAGPLARVKLPQRVPLGFHATWASGERVGIAA; from the coding sequence ATGGACATGACGATCAACGACCTCAATCCTTATCTCCAAGGTCTCTATGCGCCGGTCGAAAGGGAAATCGTGGCGGCGGATCTGGAGGTCGTGGGCGAAATTCCGCGCGACCTGTTCGGCGGCTACTGCCGCAACGGCCCCAATCCTGCGCGGCCGCCCACCGGCATGCATCACTGGTTCGACGGCGACGCTATGATCCATGCCGTCTGGTTCGAGGACGGCAGGGCGACCTACCGCAACCGCTATGTCCGGACCAAGGACCATCTCGCCGGGCTTGCCGGGGAATGCGCAGCCGGGGGAATCCTGGAACCTGCGAGCCGCGGGCGCGACGGAACGGCATACAAGGATACGGCGAACACCGACCTCGTCGTCCACAACGGCGCGCTGATGGCGCTCTGGTATATCTGCGGCGCGCCGGTCCGGGTCGATCCGCTGACACTCGAGACGATCGGGGAGGAGACCTTCTCCGGCCGGCTGCCGCGCCGGGTCTCCGCTCACGCCAAGACCGACGGCCGGACCGGCGAGCTCCTGTTCTTCGACTATGCGCTGTACGAGCCGTGGATGTCGTTCGGCGTCGTCGGCGCCGACAACGAACTGAAGCATTTCACGCAGATCGAACTGCCCGGCCCGCGCCTGCCGCACGACATGGGCATCACGGAGAATTACGCGATCCTGCACGACCTCCCGGTGATCTTCACAGAGCGGGGGATGCTGCAGGGCCTGTGGACCATCCACCAGCCGCGCGACCTGCCGACCCGGTTCGGCGTTCTGCCGCGCACCGGACGCGGCGACGAAATCCGGTGGTTCGAGACCGATCCCTGTTACATCTATCATGTGGTCAATTGCTGGGAGGATGGCGACGAGGTCGTCATGCACGCCTGCAGGATGATCCCGAACGACCTTGCGCCGGACGCGCAATACGGCGCCTACGCGCCCATGGTGGCGCTGCTGGCGCTGCACGCCGTTCCGGTTGAATGGCGCATGAACCTGAAGACCGGCGGGATCGCCGAGCGCCAGCTCGACGACCGGCTCGGCGAGTTTCCGGCGGTGAACCAGGACTGGGTCGGCCGCAAGGGCCGCCACTCCTACCATGTTTCCCTGGAAGGCTCCGGCATGCTCCTGTTCGACGGGCTGCTGAAATACGACCTGGAAACCGGCGGCTGCGTCGAGCACCGCTTCGCGCCGGGCGTGTACGGTTCCGAAGCCGTCTTCGCGCCCCGGCCCGGCGCCGCCGAAGAGGATGACGGCTATGTCGTCACCGTCACAGCCGACCGGGCGGACGGCCGCTCCGAAGCGCAGGTCTTCGACGCGCGGGCGCTCGACGCCGGACCGCTCGCGCGGGTGAAGTTACCGCAGCGCGTGCCACTCGGCTTCCACGCCACCTGGGCGAGCGGCGAGCGGGTCGGAATCGCGGCATAA
- a CDS encoding DUF4242 domain-containing protein, whose amino-acid sequence MALNKFIIERDIPEVGTLERQQLAEAAAKSNEVLAQLGPDIQWVENYVAADKTFCVYLAKNEDLIHKHAEISGFPATRVTAIGKMIDPTTEKSG is encoded by the coding sequence ATGGCGCTCAACAAATTCATCATCGAACGCGACATCCCCGAGGTCGGAACCCTCGAACGCCAGCAGCTCGCCGAGGCCGCCGCAAAGTCGAACGAGGTCCTGGCCCAGCTCGGTCCGGACATCCAGTGGGTGGAAAACTACGTTGCGGCGGACAAGACATTCTGCGTCTACTTGGCGAAGAACGAGGATCTCATTCACAAGCACGCGGAAATCAGCGGCTTCCCGGCGACCAGGGTGACGGCCATCGGCAAGATGATCGATCCGACAACCGAAAAGTCGGGCTGA
- a CDS encoding glyoxylate/hydroxypyruvate reductase A codes for MALLIIDLKMGTPEDWRAAVNAELPDLDVRFWPDVGDPADIEYLAFTRPAPDEWPEFPNLKAMLTRQAGVDGFIGHPGLPDVPLSKLEPEDGDPMMTEYVVMHVLRLHRNMPTYRERQARREWREIRQKRPEDRTVGFLGYGVMARKPARILRDMGFDVAAWTRTPKPGAEIPVYAGAGRFDAILERSDIVVCLLPLTGKTRGILNAAAFAKMPEGGMVINIGRGEHVVTGDLIAALDSGHLCHAALDAHSPEPLPPDSPLWDHPGVTVMPHVARRPNIAQLAPQIVANIRRCEAGRPLLQEVDRTAGY; via the coding sequence ATGGCGCTGCTGATAATCGACCTCAAGATGGGAACGCCCGAGGACTGGCGAGCGGCCGTCAATGCCGAATTGCCGGACCTGGACGTGCGCTTCTGGCCCGATGTCGGCGACCCGGCCGATATCGAGTATCTGGCCTTCACCCGCCCCGCCCCGGACGAATGGCCGGAATTCCCGAACCTTAAGGCGATGCTGACTCGTCAGGCGGGGGTCGACGGCTTCATCGGGCATCCCGGGCTGCCGGACGTTCCTCTCTCCAAACTGGAGCCGGAAGACGGCGATCCGATGATGACCGAATACGTCGTCATGCATGTGCTGCGGCTGCATCGCAACATGCCGACCTACCGGGAGCGCCAGGCCCGCAGGGAATGGCGGGAGATCCGGCAGAAACGGCCCGAGGACCGCACCGTCGGCTTCCTCGGCTACGGGGTCATGGCGCGGAAACCGGCCCGTATCCTGCGCGACATGGGCTTCGATGTCGCCGCCTGGACGCGGACGCCCAAGCCCGGTGCGGAGATCCCCGTCTACGCCGGCGCCGGCCGGTTCGACGCGATCCTCGAGCGCTCGGACATCGTCGTCTGCCTGCTGCCCCTGACCGGGAAGACCCGCGGCATCCTGAATGCGGCGGCGTTTGCAAAAATGCCCGAGGGCGGCATGGTCATCAATATCGGCCGCGGCGAGCATGTGGTGACCGGCGACCTGATCGCGGCACTGGATTCGGGCCATCTCTGCCACGCCGCCCTCGATGCGCATTCCCCCGAGCCGCTGCCGCCGGACAGCCCGCTCTGGGATCACCCCGGGGTGACCGTCATGCCCCATGTCGCGCGACGCCCAAACATCGCGCAACTGGCGCCACAGATCGTCGCCAACATCAGGCGCTGCGAGGCCGGCCGGCCGCTGCTTCAGGAAGTCGACCGCACCGCCGGTTATTAG
- the rutC gene encoding pyrimidine utilization protein C yields MPYEIIVPEGSAPPLAPYSPGARAGDAVYVSGIVALDAGGNLVGAGDVKAQTRHVLEAIKAVLEAAGGSLADITFNQIFLSDLGDYAGMNEVYREYFPADPPARYCIRADLVKPEFLVEIASTAHIGD; encoded by the coding sequence ATGCCATACGAGATAATCGTTCCGGAGGGCTCCGCGCCCCCGCTTGCACCCTATTCGCCCGGCGCGCGCGCCGGCGATGCCGTGTATGTTTCGGGTATTGTCGCCCTCGACGCCGGGGGCAACCTGGTCGGCGCGGGCGACGTGAAGGCGCAGACGCGGCACGTCCTGGAGGCGATCAAGGCGGTCCTGGAAGCGGCCGGAGGGTCCTTGGCGGACATTACCTTCAACCAGATTTTCCTGAGCGACCTCGGCGACTATGCCGGAATGAACGAGGTGTACCGGGAGTATTTCCCCGCCGATCCGCCGGCCCGCTACTGCATTCGCGCCGATCTGGTGAAACCGGAGTTCCTGGTCGAGATCGCGTCCACCGCCCACATCGGGGACTGA
- the ccoS gene encoding cbb3-type cytochrome oxidase assembly protein CcoS, with protein MSVLVYLIPIALLLGGIGLIGFLWATRSGQFDDPEGAAERILLDDDEPE; from the coding sequence ATGAGCGTGCTGGTCTACCTGATCCCGATCGCGCTGCTGCTCGGCGGGATTGGCCTGATCGGCTTCCTTTGGGCGACGCGCTCGGGCCAGTTCGACGACCCCGAAGGCGCGGCCGAACGCATTCTGCTCGACGACGACGAACCGGAGTAG
- a CDS encoding heavy metal translocating P-type ATPase: MAASSDTAAAAVPRAPGGRDDPASLPAIREVSLHVDGMHCGACIAKVEGALAALPGVDWARANLTQGRVRVRWRDAEAGALGPDSAKGQGSGERFVAALRAAGYDASILVPESLPVRTAAEEREMVRCMAVAGFAAANVMLLSLSIWTGHAEGMAAETRSLFHWFSALIALPALAWAGRPFFRSALKALRAGRTNMDVPIALAVTLAAGVSLWETIRGGPHAYFDSAIALLFFLLIGRFLDRRARRQAQSAAARLIALQDGRVTVIGADGLTSQIPAAELAAGMRLAVAAGERLAADGIVRRGRSEIDASLMTGESAAIPVEPGAAVHAGAVNLTGPIEVEVTAAGDGTVLADIVRLTEAAEQRKSDYVALADRVSRLYAPVVHTLALLAFLGWILLGGMAWQPALLIAIAVLIVTCPCALGLAVPVVQVVATGRLLRRGVLVKSGDALERLAAADTVVFDKTGTLTLGAPALVDSEAVSGEALELAASLAANSRHPLSRALCAAAPAIAPAAGVAETPGCGLSLATGQGDIRLGRADWCGIAEDPAGGTSAPGSEIWLSRPGAAPVRFRFEDALRPDAARTVAILRNAGLRPVLLSGDRPDAVAAVAAAVGIKDWRGGCMPQDKLAALASLREAGARVLMVGDGLNDAPALAAAHASISPSGAADIAQVAADIVFQSRSLQPVAEALTVARRAQALVRQNIGLAVGYNLFAVPLAVAGLVTPLVAALCMSGSSIVVVLNAIRLAGRSRRAAEASR; encoded by the coding sequence ATGGCCGCCTCGTCCGATACGGCCGCAGCCGCCGTGCCGCGGGCGCCGGGAGGGCGCGACGATCCTGCATCGTTACCCGCGATCCGCGAGGTCAGCCTGCATGTGGACGGCATGCATTGCGGCGCCTGCATCGCGAAGGTCGAAGGGGCCCTCGCTGCGTTGCCCGGAGTCGATTGGGCCCGGGCGAACCTGACCCAGGGGCGGGTGCGCGTCCGCTGGCGCGACGCGGAGGCCGGCGCATTGGGACCGGACTCGGCCAAAGGCCAGGGTTCCGGCGAACGCTTCGTCGCCGCTCTGCGCGCTGCCGGCTATGACGCCTCGATCCTCGTGCCAGAAAGCCTGCCGGTCCGGACCGCCGCGGAAGAACGGGAGATGGTCCGCTGCATGGCAGTCGCCGGTTTCGCCGCGGCCAATGTCATGCTGCTGTCGCTGTCGATCTGGACGGGCCACGCCGAAGGCATGGCGGCCGAGACCCGCAGTCTGTTCCACTGGTTCTCGGCGCTGATCGCCCTGCCGGCGCTGGCTTGGGCCGGGCGGCCCTTCTTCCGCTCGGCGCTGAAGGCCCTGCGCGCCGGCCGGACCAACATGGACGTGCCGATTGCGCTCGCGGTGACGCTGGCGGCCGGAGTCAGCCTGTGGGAAACGATCCGCGGCGGGCCGCATGCCTATTTCGATTCTGCCATCGCCCTGTTGTTCTTCCTGCTGATCGGGCGCTTTCTCGACCGGCGCGCCCGGCGTCAGGCGCAGTCCGCCGCGGCCCGGCTGATCGCGCTGCAGGATGGCCGCGTAACGGTGATCGGTGCGGACGGGCTGACCAGTCAAATACCCGCTGCGGAACTTGCGGCGGGCATGAGGCTTGCGGTAGCGGCGGGCGAGCGGCTGGCCGCCGACGGCATCGTCCGCCGCGGCCGGTCGGAGATCGACGCCAGCCTGATGACCGGCGAATCTGCAGCCATTCCCGTTGAGCCCGGTGCGGCGGTCCATGCCGGCGCCGTCAATCTCACCGGGCCGATCGAGGTCGAGGTCACCGCGGCCGGCGACGGGACGGTGCTGGCCGATATCGTCCGGCTCACCGAAGCCGCCGAACAACGCAAGTCGGACTATGTCGCGCTGGCAGACCGGGTGTCCCGCCTCTACGCACCGGTGGTCCACACGCTGGCGCTGCTGGCATTTCTCGGCTGGATTCTGCTTGGCGGAATGGCCTGGCAGCCCGCCCTGCTGATCGCCATCGCCGTGCTGATCGTCACCTGCCCCTGCGCGCTCGGCCTGGCCGTGCCGGTCGTCCAGGTCGTGGCGACGGGCCGGCTGCTGCGCCGGGGCGTGCTCGTCAAGTCCGGCGACGCGCTGGAGCGCCTTGCCGCCGCGGATACCGTCGTCTTCGACAAGACGGGGACCCTCACCCTCGGCGCGCCGGCGCTGGTCGATAGTGAGGCGGTTTCCGGGGAGGCGCTGGAACTGGCAGCCTCGCTCGCCGCGAACAGCCGCCATCCGCTGTCGCGCGCGCTCTGCGCCGCCGCGCCCGCTATCGCTCCGGCGGCGGGAGTCGCCGAAACGCCGGGCTGCGGCCTGAGCCTGGCGACCGGGCAAGGCGATATCCGGCTCGGCCGGGCGGACTGGTGCGGCATTGCCGAAGACCCCGCCGGCGGCACTTCCGCGCCCGGTAGCGAGATCTGGCTCTCCCGGCCCGGAGCGGCGCCGGTCCGTTTCCGCTTTGAGGACGCCCTGCGCCCGGACGCGGCCCGGACGGTCGCGATCCTGCGCAATGCCGGCCTCCGCCCGGTGCTGCTGTCCGGCGATCGGCCGGACGCGGTGGCCGCCGTCGCCGCCGCCGTTGGCATCAAGGACTGGCGCGGCGGATGCATGCCACAGGACAAGCTGGCGGCGCTGGCGTCCCTGCGTGAAGCCGGCGCCCGAGTCCTGATGGTCGGCGACGGACTGAACGACGCGCCGGCGCTTGCCGCCGCCCATGCCTCGATCTCACCGTCGGGCGCGGCGGACATCGCCCAGGTCGCCGCAGACATCGTATTCCAGAGCCGGTCGCTGCAGCCGGTGGCGGAGGCGCTGACCGTCGCGCGCCGGGCGCAGGCGCTGGTCCGTCAGAACATCGGACTTGCCGTCGGCTACAACCTGTTCGCCGTTCCGCTCGCCGTCGCCGGGCTGGTCACGCCGTTGGTCGCGGCGCTGTGCATGTCGGGCTCGTCCATCGTCGTTGTACTGAACGCAATCCGGCTGGCCGGCCGGTCGCGCCGGGCGGCAGAGGCGTCCCGATGA
- a CDS encoding FixH family protein, producing the protein MTDRPKLGDARARRSLWIPWTFVWGFVVVLAANAIMVFFAFDSFTGVSTDDAYRRGLGFNEQLAAKRKAAALGWHVAARLDGAAAERSLVLALHDKAGAPLSSATVRAEFRRPIERGLDFTVAMKPHGDGRYVAPVRAPRAGQWQVLFHIALGGDRITAERRFVLD; encoded by the coding sequence ATGACGGACCGGCCGAAGCTGGGCGACGCGCGCGCAAGGCGCAGCCTCTGGATTCCCTGGACATTCGTCTGGGGCTTCGTCGTTGTCCTGGCGGCGAACGCCATCATGGTCTTTTTCGCCTTCGACAGTTTCACCGGCGTTTCGACCGACGACGCCTACCGGCGCGGTCTCGGCTTCAACGAGCAGCTGGCGGCGAAGCGGAAGGCGGCCGCGCTGGGCTGGCATGTCGCCGCCCGGCTGGACGGGGCCGCGGCCGAGAGGAGCCTGGTCCTGGCGCTGCACGACAAGGCCGGGGCACCGCTGTCGTCGGCGACCGTGCGCGCGGAATTCCGCCGGCCCATCGAAAGGGGGCTCGACTTCACGGTAGCGATGAAGCCGCACGGCGACGGCCGCTACGTCGCGCCGGTCCGCGCGCCGCGTGCCGGCCAGTGGCAGGTCCTGTTCCATATTGCGCTGGGCGGCGACCGGATAACGGCCGAGCGCCGCTTCGTCCTGGACTGA
- the ccoG gene encoding cytochrome c oxidase accessory protein CcoG: MSPDGSATVHDYGDAADIRSVREQKAAARAGAGAPSRPLNLYARRAQVYPRKVSGRFRSLKWAALLGLLGLYYVLPWVRWDRGPGAPDQAVLVDLNHERGYFFFIEIWPQEVYYLTGLLVLAAVGLFLATSLAGRVWCGYACPQTVWTDLFMWVERRVEGDRGARIRLDKQPWSAGKIGRKMAKHGAWLIIAFLTGGAWIMYFVDAPTVVRDFFAGAASESVYFFVGLFTATTYLLAGMAREQVCTFMCPWPRFQAAMLDEDSLVVTYNRHRGEPRGPHRKGQAWGDTGHCIDCKQCVAVCPTGIDIRDGLQLECIGCGLCVDSCNEIMAKVGLPPNLIAFDTERRMAQRAAKEPLTYRLIRPRTVLYFLMLLGVAGLMVVSLATRDDQGVSVLHDRTLFVQLSSGAIQNSYDLKVLNKARATRHFEIAVAGLPGARMVLVGRSTRPATRVTVTAPPDGLGEYRLHVRAPARSVTAPETKIRFVVTSEDGGTTVRESTFRGPKAANR, from the coding sequence GTGTCCCCGGACGGTAGCGCTACGGTTCACGACTACGGCGACGCTGCCGACATCCGCTCGGTCCGCGAGCAGAAGGCCGCCGCGCGCGCCGGGGCCGGGGCGCCGTCGCGCCCCCTCAACCTCTACGCCCGCCGGGCGCAGGTCTATCCCCGCAAGGTCAGCGGCCGGTTCCGCAGCCTCAAATGGGCGGCGCTGCTCGGCCTGCTCGGCCTGTACTACGTATTGCCCTGGGTGCGCTGGGACCGCGGCCCCGGCGCGCCGGACCAGGCCGTGCTGGTCGATCTCAACCACGAGCGCGGCTATTTTTTCTTCATCGAGATCTGGCCCCAGGAGGTCTACTACCTCACCGGCCTCTTGGTGCTCGCCGCGGTTGGCCTGTTCCTCGCGACCAGCCTCGCCGGCCGCGTGTGGTGCGGCTATGCCTGCCCGCAGACCGTGTGGACTGACCTGTTCATGTGGGTCGAGCGGCGGGTCGAGGGTGACCGCGGCGCCCGCATCCGGCTCGACAAACAGCCTTGGTCGGCCGGAAAGATTGGCCGCAAAATGGCCAAGCACGGCGCCTGGCTCATCATCGCCTTCCTGACCGGCGGTGCCTGGATCATGTATTTCGTCGATGCGCCGACGGTGGTCCGCGATTTCTTCGCCGGGGCGGCATCGGAATCGGTCTACTTCTTCGTCGGCCTGTTCACGGCCACGACGTATCTGCTGGCCGGCATGGCGCGCGAACAGGTCTGCACCTTCATGTGCCCGTGGCCGCGCTTCCAGGCGGCGATGCTCGATGAGGATTCCCTCGTCGTCACCTACAACCGTCATCGCGGCGAGCCGCGCGGCCCGCACCGAAAGGGCCAGGCATGGGGCGACACCGGCCACTGTATCGACTGCAAGCAGTGCGTCGCGGTCTGCCCGACCGGCATCGACATCCGCGACGGCCTCCAGCTCGAATGCATCGGCTGCGGCCTGTGCGTTGATTCCTGCAACGAGATCATGGCGAAAGTCGGTCTGCCGCCCAACCTGATCGCCTTCGATACCGAGCGGCGCATGGCGCAGCGCGCGGCGAAAGAGCCGCTGACTTACCGGCTGATCCGGCCGCGTACCGTACTGTATTTCCTCATGCTGCTCGGCGTCGCCGGCCTGATGGTCGTCTCCCTCGCAACGCGCGACGACCAGGGCGTCAGCGTGCTGCACGACCGGACCCTGTTCGTGCAACTGTCGAGCGGGGCGATCCAGAACAGCTACGATCTCAAGGTGCTGAACAAGGCGCGGGCGACACGACACTTCGAAATTGCCGTGGCGGGCCTGCCGGGCGCGCGGATGGTCCTTGTTGGCCGTTCGACCCGGCCGGCGACCCGCGTGACCGTCACCGCGCCGCCGGACGGTCTGGGCGAATACCGGCTCCATGTCCGCGCGCCGGCACGGAGCGTGACCGCGCCGGAAACGAAGATCCGTTTCGTCGTCACCAGCGAGGACGGCGGCACGACAGTGCGCGAATCCACCTTCCGGGGTCCGAAGGCGGCGAACCGATGA
- the ccoP gene encoding cytochrome-c oxidase, cbb3-type subunit III produces the protein MPSKIEKDLYTGQATTGHEWDGIQELNTPLPRWWLWLLYATIAWAVVYFILYPAIPGLSGYTKGVLGYSSRVEVEQKIAAARAAQGKFRQGIRDSSLADIRTNDQLLRFALAGGKAAFADNCAPCHGVGGTGNPGGYPSLADDDWLWGGKLEEIHETIRYGVRNEEDDTRISEMPVFGGEEDATLSPEQIADVAEFVLSLSKRSTDSAASARGAPLYKEHCATCHGATGRGDREQGAPRLSDAIWLRDGSKAGIVTQIAKPNMGAMPAWHTRLDAETIKMLAVYVHALGGGE, from the coding sequence ATGCCGAGCAAGATCGAGAAAGACCTCTACACCGGCCAGGCCACAACCGGCCATGAATGGGACGGCATCCAGGAGTTGAACACCCCGCTACCGCGCTGGTGGCTCTGGCTGCTCTATGCCACCATCGCCTGGGCGGTCGTCTATTTCATTCTCTATCCGGCGATTCCCGGCCTCTCGGGCTACACGAAGGGCGTGCTCGGTTACTCCTCGCGCGTCGAGGTGGAGCAGAAGATCGCCGCGGCGAGAGCCGCCCAGGGCAAATTCCGGCAGGGCATACGCGACTCCTCCCTCGCCGATATCCGCACGAACGATCAATTGCTGCGCTTTGCGCTGGCCGGCGGCAAGGCGGCCTTCGCCGACAATTGTGCGCCCTGTCACGGCGTCGGCGGGACAGGCAATCCCGGCGGCTATCCCTCGCTCGCCGACGACGACTGGCTGTGGGGCGGCAAGCTCGAGGAAATTCACGAGACGATTCGCTATGGCGTGCGCAACGAGGAAGACGACACCCGCATCTCGGAAATGCCGGTTTTCGGCGGCGAAGAGGATGCAACGCTCTCGCCAGAACAGATCGCGGATGTCGCCGAGTTCGTCCTGTCCCTGAGCAAGCGCTCGACCGACAGCGCGGCGTCGGCACGGGGTGCGCCGCTTTACAAAGAACACTGCGCCACCTGCCACGGCGCGACAGGGCGGGGCGACCGGGAGCAGGGCGCGCCCCGTCTGAGCGACGCCATCTGGCTGCGGGACGGCTCGAAGGCGGGAATCGTTACGCAGATCGCCAAGCCGAACATGGGCGCGATGCCTGCGTGGCACACCAGGCTGGACGCCGAGACCATCAAAATGCTGGCTGTCTACGTCCACGCCCTGGGTGGCGGCGAGTAG
- a CDS encoding cbb3-type cytochrome c oxidase subunit 3: MEDFYAFVRSAWVVWMMALFLGIVAWVLWPSNRERFRRAARIPLGEDDRTAETAPPPPETGSSEKPGA; encoded by the coding sequence GTGGAGGATTTCTACGCCTTTGTCCGTTCCGCCTGGGTCGTCTGGATGATGGCGCTGTTCCTCGGGATTGTCGCCTGGGTCCTGTGGCCGTCCAACCGCGAGCGGTTCCGCCGCGCCGCCCGGATCCCGCTGGGAGAAGACGACCGGACGGCCGAGACCGCCCCGCCGCCGCCTGAAACCGGATCGTCGGAGAAACCGGGGGCCTAG